One genomic segment of Stenotrophomonas sp. 704A1 includes these proteins:
- a CDS encoding CsbD family protein — protein MNKDIISGKWSQLKGKAQAKWGDLTNDDFDVAEGNAEYLAGRLQERYGWAKDRAESEVRDFEASVRKDYPDYK, from the coding sequence ATGAACAAAGACATCATTTCCGGCAAGTGGTCGCAGCTCAAGGGCAAGGCGCAGGCGAAGTGGGGCGATCTGACCAACGACGATTTCGATGTGGCCGAGGGCAACGCCGAGTACCTGGCAGGCCGGCTGCAGGAGCGTTATGGCTGGGCCAAGGACCGCGCGGAAAGCGAGGTGCGTGATTTCGAGGCCAGCGTGCGCAAGGACTATCCGGACTACAAGTAA
- a CDS encoding MBL fold metallo-hydrolase: MIADPSIHTIDTGFQRPDFDAAYLIVENGRAAFVDCGTGLSVPAMLQALADAGLGVDAVDWLLLTHVHLDHAGGAGLLMQQLPHAKAVLHPRGAPHMIDPTRLIAGATAVYGAEEIARSYGRIEAIPEARVVVAEDGHRIDLAGRALMLLHTPGHALHHYCIWDARSRSWFTGDTFGISYRELDSAQGAFIFPTSSPVQFDPQAMKASIQRMLAHAPQAMYLTHYGRVEQVDKLAADLFEQIDAMVAIGRQCDGRPDRHRCLLAALQALYLERAQQHGCALDQAAVAAVLAMDIELNAQGLACWLDRERR, encoded by the coding sequence ATGATCGCTGATCCCAGCATCCACACCATCGATACCGGTTTCCAGCGGCCTGACTTCGACGCCGCCTACCTGATCGTCGAGAACGGTCGCGCGGCCTTCGTCGACTGCGGCACCGGCCTGTCGGTCCCGGCGATGCTGCAGGCCCTGGCCGATGCCGGCCTGGGCGTGGATGCGGTGGACTGGCTGCTGCTGACCCATGTACATCTGGATCATGCCGGTGGTGCGGGCCTGTTGATGCAGCAGCTGCCCCATGCAAAGGCGGTGCTGCATCCGCGCGGTGCCCCGCACATGATCGATCCGACCCGGCTGATCGCCGGCGCCACCGCGGTGTATGGCGCCGAGGAAATCGCGCGCAGCTATGGCCGCATCGAGGCGATTCCCGAAGCGCGCGTGGTGGTCGCCGAGGACGGCCATCGCATCGACCTGGCCGGGCGCGCGCTGATGCTGCTGCATACCCCGGGCCATGCGCTGCACCACTACTGCATATGGGATGCGCGCAGCCGCAGCTGGTTCACGGGCGATACCTTCGGCATCTCCTACCGTGAGCTGGACAGTGCGCAGGGGGCCTTCATCTTTCCGACCTCATCGCCGGTGCAGTTCGACCCGCAGGCAATGAAGGCCTCGATCCAGCGCATGCTGGCCCATGCACCGCAGGCGATGTACCTCACCCACTACGGGCGTGTGGAACAGGTCGACAAGCTTGCTGCGGACCTGTTCGAACAGATCGATGCCATGGTGGCTATCGGGCGGCAGTGCGACGGTCGCCCCGATCGCCATCGCTGCCTGCTGGCAGCGCTGCAGGCGCTGTACCTGGAGCGTGCGCAGCAGCATGGCTGCGCGCTGGACCAGGCCGCCGTGGCCGCGGTGCTGGCGATGGACATTGAACTCAACGCGCAGGGACTGGCGTGCTGGCTGGACCGCGAGCGGCGCTGA
- a CDS encoding MFS transporter: MSTTSHPAVPATDGAALRRSISNTLKGSAGNLVEWYDVYVYSVFAVYFESQFFSPDDKNSTMYVWAIFAATFLMRPIGAWFFGRFADRHGRRLALTVSVTVMAACSFLIAITPTAASIGIWAAVILLFARLLQGFATGGEYGASATYMSEAAIPGRRGFLSSFHYVTLVGGHVLAQLTLLLMLTFWGKPEISEWGWRIAFGIGGIAAVVVFWLRRGMDESLSESSIEAAREGKAQKSGSMYELFVHQWRPLLLCFLITAGGTVAFYTYSVNGPKMIQSAFAGNDPMTGTLINLGVLAFLMVLQPVGGWLSDIIGRKTLLVFFGAGGVLYSWYLITALPHQHDATLAFLTLALGFVILTGYTSINAVVKAELFPTHVRALGVGLGYALANSLFGGTAPLLYQGALKTGHVDWFAIYVTATIAVSLVVYVFFLTNKGPNWLDGTRK; this comes from the coding sequence ATGAGCACCACGTCCCATCCCGCCGTACCCGCCACCGATGGCGCCGCGCTGCGGCGTTCCATCTCCAATACCCTCAAAGGCTCCGCCGGCAATCTGGTGGAGTGGTACGACGTCTACGTGTACTCGGTATTCGCCGTGTACTTCGAATCGCAGTTCTTCTCCCCGGATGACAAGAACTCCACGATGTATGTGTGGGCGATCTTCGCCGCGACCTTCCTGATGCGCCCGATCGGCGCCTGGTTCTTCGGCCGCTTCGCCGACCGCCATGGCCGGCGCCTGGCGCTGACGGTGTCGGTCACGGTGATGGCGGCCTGCTCGTTCCTCATCGCCATTACTCCCACGGCCGCCAGCATCGGCATCTGGGCAGCAGTGATCCTGCTGTTCGCGCGACTGCTGCAGGGCTTCGCCACCGGGGGTGAGTACGGGGCCAGTGCCACCTACATGTCCGAGGCCGCCATCCCCGGCCGTCGCGGCTTCCTGTCCTCCTTCCACTACGTCACCCTGGTCGGTGGCCATGTCCTGGCGCAGCTGACCCTGCTGCTGATGCTGACCTTCTGGGGCAAGCCCGAGATCTCCGAGTGGGGCTGGCGCATCGCGTTCGGCATTGGTGGCATCGCCGCCGTGGTCGTGTTCTGGTTGCGCCGCGGTATGGACGAGTCGCTGTCGGAGTCGTCGATCGAAGCGGCACGCGAGGGCAAGGCGCAGAAGTCCGGTTCGATGTACGAACTGTTCGTGCACCAGTGGCGCCCGCTGCTGCTGTGCTTCCTGATCACCGCCGGTGGCACCGTGGCCTTCTACACCTACTCGGTGAACGGCCCGAAGATGATCCAGAGCGCCTTCGCCGGCAATGACCCGATGACCGGCACCCTGATCAACCTGGGCGTGCTGGCGTTCCTGATGGTGCTGCAGCCGGTCGGTGGCTGGCTGTCGGACATCATCGGCCGCAAGACCCTGCTGGTCTTCTTCGGCGCCGGCGGCGTGCTGTACAGCTGGTACCTGATCACCGCACTGCCGCACCAGCACGACGCAACGCTGGCCTTCCTGACCCTGGCACTGGGCTTCGTCATCCTTACCGGCTACACCTCGATCAACGCGGTGGTGAAGGCCGAGCTGTTCCCGACCCACGTGCGCGCACTGGGCGTGGGGCTGGGCTATGCACTGGCCAACTCGCTGTTCGGCGGTACTGCCCCGCTGCTGTACCAGGGCGCGCTGAAAACCGGCCATGTCGACTGGTTCGCCATCTACGTCACCGCCACCATCGCGGTATCACTGGTGGTCTATGTGTTCTTCCTGACCAACAAGGGCCCCAACTGGCTCGACGGCACCCGCAAGTAA
- a CDS encoding entericidin A/B family lipoprotein yields MKRVVALMLLSMFSVAMLAGCNTVAGAGKDVQKAGEKVEDAAKGN; encoded by the coding sequence ATGAAGCGCGTAGTTGCCCTGATGCTGTTGTCGATGTTCTCGGTGGCCATGCTGGCCGGCTGCAACACCGTTGCCGGTGCCGGCAAGGACGTGCAGAAGGCTGGCGAGAAGGTCGAGGATGCCGCCAAGGGCAACTAA
- a CDS encoding tryptophan--tRNA ligase: protein MTTRVLTGITPSGTPHLGNYVGAIRPAIAASRAPGIESFFFLADLHSLIKSQDPQRTQRATLEIAASWLACGLDPEHVWFYRQSDIRETTELMWFLTAIASKGILNRAHAYKAAVDKNREEGVDEDAGVSAGLFMYPVLMAADILIFKANQVPVGRDQIQHIEMARDFAQRFNHVYGKEYFPLPEVVIDEQVATLAGLDGRKMSKSYHNTIPLFVPREELKKLVFSILTDSRAPGEPKDTEGSALFQMYQAFATPEQTAEFAKAFAAGIGWGEAKQQLFERIDSELSPLRERYNALMAEPEKIEALLKRRGQQLREQLAAPLLDELRHAVGLRDLSSAGDIASEDAGVARVAPPLFKQYREKDGRFYFKLSAGDGTLLIQSEGFDSPRDAGQLIAVLKQAEQGDQLQSELFKLDAEVDVVLAALAALREA from the coding sequence ATGACGACCCGAGTCCTTACCGGCATCACCCCCTCCGGCACGCCCCACCTGGGCAACTACGTTGGCGCCATCCGTCCGGCGATCGCCGCCAGCCGCGCCCCGGGGATCGAGAGCTTCTTCTTCCTGGCCGACCTGCACAGCCTGATCAAGTCGCAGGACCCGCAGCGCACCCAGCGCGCCACCCTGGAGATCGCGGCCAGCTGGCTGGCCTGCGGCCTGGACCCGGAACACGTGTGGTTCTACCGCCAGAGCGACATCCGCGAGACCACCGAGCTGATGTGGTTCCTGACCGCCATCGCCAGCAAGGGCATCCTCAATCGTGCCCATGCCTACAAGGCGGCGGTGGACAAGAACCGCGAGGAGGGCGTGGACGAGGATGCCGGTGTCAGCGCCGGCCTGTTCATGTATCCGGTGCTGATGGCCGCCGACATCCTGATCTTCAAGGCCAACCAGGTGCCGGTGGGCCGTGACCAGATCCAGCACATCGAGATGGCGCGCGATTTCGCCCAGCGCTTCAACCACGTCTATGGCAAGGAGTACTTCCCGCTGCCGGAGGTGGTGATCGACGAGCAGGTGGCGACCCTGGCCGGCCTGGACGGCCGCAAGATGAGCAAGAGCTACCACAACACCATTCCGCTGTTCGTGCCGCGCGAGGAACTGAAGAAGCTGGTGTTCTCGATCCTCACCGACTCGCGGGCACCGGGCGAGCCGAAGGACACCGAAGGCTCGGCGCTGTTCCAGATGTACCAGGCGTTCGCCACCCCGGAACAGACCGCGGAGTTCGCCAAGGCGTTCGCCGCCGGCATCGGCTGGGGCGAGGCCAAGCAGCAGCTGTTCGAGCGCATCGACAGCGAACTGTCGCCGCTGCGCGAACGCTACAACGCGCTGATGGCCGAGCCGGAGAAGATCGAGGCACTGCTCAAGCGCCGCGGCCAGCAGCTGCGCGAGCAGCTGGCGGCACCGCTGCTGGACGAACTGCGCCATGCGGTGGGCCTGCGCGACCTGTCCAGCGCCGGTGACATTGCCAGCGAGGATGCAGGTGTTGCACGCGTGGCGCCGCCGCTGTTCAAGCAGTACCGCGAGAAGGATGGCCGCTTCTACTTCAAGCTGAGCGCCGGTGACGGCACGCTGCTGATCCAGAGCGAAGGCTTCGACTCGCCGCGCGATGCCGGCCAGCTGATCGCCGTGTTGAAGCAGGCCGAGCAGGGCGACCAGCTGCAGAGCGAGCTGTTCAAGCTGGACGCTGAGGTGGACGTGGTTCTGGCTGCGCTGGCGGCACTGCGCGAGGCGTAA
- the rocF gene encoding arginase has translation MAHPISVSLIGVPTDVGAGHRGARLGPEALRVAGLPEALEARGVEVRDLGNLDGPRNPWTAPVQGYRHLDEVVAWNHALMEASYAELQAGRMPIMLGGDHCLGIGSITAVARWCREQGKELRVLWLDAHSDFNTSDVTPSGNIHGMPVACLCGLGPDALTRLGGTSPAIRPAQVHQIGIRSVDPEEKRLIKTHKVDVYDMRYIDENGMKRTVEAALAGIDENTHLHVSFDVDFLDPSIAPGVGTTVPGGVNYREAQLVMEMIADSGRMGSLDIVELNPLLDKQNATAELAVDLVESLFGKSTLMRD, from the coding sequence ATGGCCCATCCCATTTCCGTATCCCTGATCGGCGTTCCCACCGACGTCGGGGCCGGCCACCGGGGCGCGAGGCTGGGGCCGGAGGCCCTGCGCGTGGCGGGCCTGCCGGAGGCACTGGAAGCGCGCGGTGTGGAGGTGCGCGACCTGGGCAACCTGGATGGCCCGCGCAACCCGTGGACCGCGCCGGTGCAGGGTTACCGCCACCTCGACGAGGTGGTGGCGTGGAACCACGCATTGATGGAAGCCAGCTACGCTGAACTGCAGGCCGGCCGCATGCCGATCATGCTCGGCGGCGACCACTGCCTGGGCATCGGTTCGATTACCGCCGTGGCGCGCTGGTGCCGCGAGCAGGGCAAGGAGCTGCGCGTGCTGTGGCTGGATGCACATTCGGACTTCAACACCAGTGATGTCACTCCGTCGGGCAACATCCACGGCATGCCGGTGGCGTGCCTGTGCGGCCTCGGCCCTGATGCGCTGACCAGGCTCGGCGGCACCTCGCCGGCGATCAGGCCCGCGCAGGTGCACCAGATCGGCATCCGCTCGGTGGACCCGGAAGAGAAGCGCCTGATCAAGACCCACAAGGTCGATGTGTATGACATGCGCTACATCGACGAAAACGGCATGAAGCGCACCGTGGAAGCGGCGCTGGCCGGCATCGACGAGAACACCCACCTGCATGTCAGCTTCGATGTGGACTTCCTCGACCCGAGCATCGCGCCCGGCGTAGGCACCACCGTGCCGGGCGGAGTGAACTACCGCGAGGCGCAGCTGGTGATGGAGATGATCGCCGACAGCGGTCGCATGGGATCGCTGGACATCGTCGAGCTCAACCCCTTGCTGGACAAGCAGAATGCCACCGCCGAGCTGGCCGTGGACCTGGTCGAAAGCCTGTTCGGCAAGTCGACACTGATGCGCGATTGA
- the yedA gene encoding drug/metabolite exporter YedA — MSAPPVPSTAAPRGGLVALALLLVYVVWGSTYLGIAKALHGGALPLTMVSGSRFIIAGGLMFLALRLFWKMPNPSLRQWRNLVIMGVTMLVLGNGMVVLAEREVSSGLAATAVASVPLWMALFSALRGQHASRGEWLGIAVGFVGVVWLNAGSSLTASPTGLVLLLIAPVGWAFGSVWARGLDLPGPFMTAAGQMICGGVLLVLIGLAVGERPTTLPDTGGLLAMAYLCVFGSIVAFTAYVWLLQNVRPALAGSYAYVNPVIAVLLGAGLNGERFGWRDFLAMAVILLGVVVLTMARTRKR; from the coding sequence ATGTCGGCTCCCCCTGTTCCGTCTACGGCTGCCCCCCGGGGTGGCCTTGTCGCGCTGGCACTGCTGCTGGTCTATGTGGTCTGGGGCTCGACCTACCTGGGCATCGCCAAGGCCCTGCATGGCGGTGCACTGCCGCTGACGATGGTCTCCGGCAGCCGCTTCATCATTGCGGGCGGCCTGATGTTCCTGGCCCTGCGCCTGTTCTGGAAGATGCCGAACCCGAGCCTGCGGCAGTGGCGCAACCTGGTCATCATGGGCGTGACCATGCTGGTGCTGGGCAACGGCATGGTGGTGCTGGCCGAGCGCGAGGTGTCCTCGGGCCTGGCCGCCACCGCGGTGGCCTCGGTGCCGCTGTGGATGGCGCTGTTCTCCGCGCTGCGCGGCCAGCACGCCAGCAGGGGGGAATGGCTGGGCATCGCCGTCGGCTTCGTCGGCGTGGTCTGGCTCAATGCCGGCAGCAGTCTGACCGCCTCACCCACCGGGCTGGTGCTGCTGCTGATCGCACCGGTCGGCTGGGCATTCGGCTCGGTGTGGGCGCGCGGCCTGGATCTGCCGGGTCCGTTCATGACCGCTGCGGGACAGATGATCTGCGGCGGTGTGCTGCTGGTGCTGATCGGCCTGGCGGTGGGCGAGCGTCCGACCACCCTGCCCGACACCGGTGGCCTGCTGGCGATGGCCTATCTGTGCGTGTTCGGCTCCATCGTGGCGTTTACCGCCTACGTCTGGCTGCTGCAGAACGTGCGGCCGGCGCTGGCGGGCAGCTACGCCTACGTCAACCCGGTGATTGCGGTCCTGCTGGGCGCTGGATTGAATGGCGAACGCTTCGGTTGGCGGGACTTCCTGGCCATGGCGGTGATACTTCTGGGTGTGGTGGTGCTGACGATGGCGAGGACACGCAAGCGATGA
- a CDS encoding M28 family metallopeptidase: MRVLLLSSCLFVGGLAHAANDLPGGGIDPQALSRHVRVLASDEFEGRAPASEGEERTVQYLIEQFRSYGLQPGGVDGSWVQPVPLVRAQLDGAAKASLSLKKGSRALANGVDVTLQSLQPRKRVQIKDAPLVFVGYGIDAPERHWDDYKDVDLHGKIAVVLINDADFEADAPGAFDGKAVTYYGRWTYKFEEAARRGAEGVLIVHETAPAAYGWATVKSSGTSPLFDIERSEAEAMAQHTPLRGWMQRELAEAIFADAGLDFDAEKRKAMRADFRPVALENARLSADFALKREQVVTRNVVAKLPGGEHGDEAVIFSAHWDAFGIGQPDAQGDRIRRGAIDNATGVATVLELGRVFAAGPQPQRTLYFVALTAEEKGLLGASYYAAHPLAPLDKTAAVLNIEMFSPDGPTRDIASWGKGRVSLEGDLERVAKARGRSYSPDPNLEAGFFYRADHFAFARLGVPAITIGPGLDKLEGGVEAGRALREKYFADCYHQACDAWTPRWDPSGHAADTLLVYDLGAELANSRRWPTWEKESEFRATRDKSEAARR, from the coding sequence ATGCGCGTGTTGCTGCTGTCGTCCTGCCTGTTTGTCGGTGGCCTGGCCCATGCGGCCAATGACCTGCCCGGCGGGGGCATCGATCCGCAGGCGCTGTCGCGTCACGTCCGCGTGCTGGCCTCGGACGAGTTCGAAGGCCGTGCACCGGCCAGCGAAGGCGAGGAGCGCACGGTGCAGTACCTGATCGAGCAGTTCCGCAGCTACGGTTTGCAGCCGGGCGGCGTGGACGGCAGCTGGGTGCAGCCGGTGCCGCTGGTGCGCGCGCAGCTGGACGGCGCGGCCAAGGCCAGCCTGTCGCTGAAGAAAGGCAGCCGCGCACTGGCCAACGGCGTGGACGTGACCCTGCAGAGCCTGCAGCCGCGCAAGCGCGTGCAGATCAAGGATGCACCGCTGGTGTTCGTCGGCTACGGCATCGATGCACCAGAGCGCCACTGGGACGATTACAAGGACGTCGACCTGCACGGCAAGATCGCCGTGGTGCTGATCAATGACGCTGACTTCGAGGCCGACGCGCCCGGAGCGTTCGACGGCAAGGCGGTGACCTACTACGGCCGCTGGACCTACAAGTTCGAGGAAGCCGCCCGCCGTGGTGCCGAGGGCGTGCTGATCGTGCACGAGACCGCGCCGGCGGCTTATGGCTGGGCGACGGTGAAGAGCTCGGGCACCTCGCCGCTGTTCGATATCGAACGCAGCGAGGCCGAAGCGATGGCCCAGCACACCCCGTTGCGCGGCTGGATGCAGCGTGAGCTGGCCGAGGCGATCTTTGCCGACGCCGGTCTCGATTTCGACGCCGAGAAGCGCAAGGCGATGCGCGCCGACTTCCGCCCGGTTGCGCTGGAAAACGCCAGGTTGAGCGCGGATTTCGCGCTCAAGCGCGAGCAGGTGGTGACCCGCAACGTGGTGGCCAAGCTGCCCGGTGGCGAGCATGGCGACGAGGCGGTGATCTTCTCTGCGCACTGGGACGCCTTCGGTATCGGCCAGCCGGATGCCCAGGGTGACCGCATCCGCCGTGGTGCGATCGACAACGCCACCGGCGTGGCCACGGTGCTGGAACTGGGCCGCGTGTTCGCTGCCGGCCCGCAGCCGCAGCGCACGCTGTACTTCGTGGCGCTCACCGCCGAAGAGAAGGGCCTGCTGGGCGCCAGCTACTACGCTGCGCACCCGCTGGCGCCGCTGGACAAGACCGCCGCAGTGCTGAACATCGAGATGTTCAGCCCGGATGGTCCGACCCGGGACATCGCTTCGTGGGGCAAGGGCCGGGTCTCGCTGGAAGGTGACCTGGAGCGCGTGGCCAAGGCCCGTGGCCGCAGCTACAGCCCGGACCCGAACCTGGAAGCCGGCTTCTTCTATCGCGCCGACCACTTCGCGTTTGCCCGCCTGGGCGTGCCGGCGATCACCATCGGCCCGGGCCTGGACAAGCTGGAGGGGGGTGTTGAAGCCGGCCGCGCGCTGCGCGAGAAGTACTTCGCCGACTGCTACCACCAGGCCTGCGATGCCTGGACCCCGCGCTGGGACCCGAGCGGCCACGCCGCCGATACCCTGCTGGTCTACGACCTGGGTGCCGAGCTGGCCAACAGCCGCCGCTGGCCGACCTGGGAGAAGGAATCGGAGTTCCGCGCCACGCGCGACAAGAGCGAGGCGGCACGCCGTTGA